Proteins encoded by one window of Bubalus kerabau isolate K-KA32 ecotype Philippines breed swamp buffalo chromosome 22, PCC_UOA_SB_1v2, whole genome shotgun sequence:
- the LOC129636850 gene encoding synaptojanin-2-binding protein-like gives MNRRADYLVTEEEISLTRGPSDLGFNIIGETDQQYVSNDSGIFVSRIKENRAVALDGWLQEGDKICLVNGQDLKNLLHQDALDLFCNAGYAVSLRVQHRLQVQNGAS, from the coding sequence ATGAACAGAAGAGCAGATTACTTGGTTACTGAGGAAGAGATCAGTCTCACCAGAGGACCATCAGACCTGGGCTTCAACATCATCGGTGAGACAGATCAGCAGTATGTCTCCAATGACAGTGGCATCTTCGTCAGCCGCATCAAAGAGAACAGGGCTGTGGCCCTGGATGGGTGGCTCCAGGAGGGTGATAAGATCTGCTTGGTCAATGGCCAAGACCTAAAGAATCTGCTGCACCAGGATGCCTTAGACCTTTTCTGTAATGCAGGCTATGCTGTGTCCCTGAGAGTGCAGCACAGGTTACAGGTGCAGAATGGGgccagttga